In one window of Verrucomicrobiota bacterium JB022 DNA:
- a CDS encoding RICIN domain-containing protein → MKHTDSPDVTSRISPPGMPRWSSPLLLILAFLCFGTSVLQAYANEVFWRNGYYRWKTFDVERGQTSDLATAINNCIETGNRDVHILVGGNLNSQINLQPGLNIYGHNNTFQKTHNGYGFYRDGSGSIGIYDLILTGPRGNGMGIRTSRASNVSIRNVRITGGSIGIRVDSHPSRPYEAGRWVTNLSVIDCSFDNGSSHGLETYGVDGVEVSQIYATNMGECGVLFNKSINGHVGSVYAYRCSYGGGYAGLRFANDCAYFTVENATSIECGRGLFVLTGSNNIQVNNVYIANTSDIGIWLENVANCTVVYGANNSGTAVSGSGSSSNTTSNLGSFGIKRLSNRGTGMFLDGLGAANNGADVGQWSGTVHLNANWGLIPVGSNYYVVNQGTGLKLDGYGRTTNGEAAAQHTASSQHPNAQWTLQSAGSGYYYLVNVGTGMKLDGYGRTTNGESAAQYSGSTTHVNAQWQLVN, encoded by the coding sequence ATGAAGCATACAGACTCCCCCGACGTGACTTCCAGGATCTCGCCCCCCGGAATGCCACGCTGGTCATCACCGCTACTCCTCATCCTCGCCTTCCTCTGCTTCGGCACCAGCGTCTTGCAGGCCTACGCCAACGAAGTGTTCTGGCGCAACGGCTACTACCGTTGGAAGACCTTCGATGTCGAGCGCGGGCAAACCAGCGACCTCGCCACCGCGATCAACAACTGCATCGAGACGGGCAACCGCGACGTCCACATCCTCGTGGGCGGCAACCTGAATTCGCAGATCAACCTGCAGCCGGGCCTCAACATCTACGGCCACAACAACACGTTTCAGAAGACTCACAACGGCTACGGTTTTTACCGCGACGGCTCCGGCTCGATCGGCATCTACGACCTGATCCTGACGGGACCGCGCGGCAACGGCATGGGCATCCGCACCAGCCGGGCCAGCAACGTGAGCATCCGCAACGTGCGCATTACCGGCGGCAGCATCGGCATCCGCGTCGACAGCCACCCCAGCCGCCCGTACGAGGCAGGCCGTTGGGTCACAAACCTCAGCGTGATCGACTGCAGCTTCGACAACGGCAGCAGCCACGGCCTCGAAACCTACGGCGTCGACGGCGTCGAGGTGTCGCAGATCTATGCCACCAACATGGGTGAATGCGGTGTGCTCTTCAACAAGAGCATCAACGGCCATGTCGGCTCGGTCTACGCCTACCGCTGCAGCTACGGCGGCGGCTATGCCGGCCTGCGTTTCGCCAACGACTGTGCCTACTTCACCGTCGAAAACGCCACCTCGATCGAGTGCGGGCGCGGCCTGTTTGTCCTCACGGGCAGTAACAACATCCAGGTGAACAACGTCTACATCGCCAACACCAGCGACATCGGCATCTGGCTCGAAAATGTGGCCAACTGCACCGTCGTCTACGGTGCGAACAACTCCGGCACCGCCGTCAGCGGCTCCGGCAGCTCCTCCAACACCACGAGCAACCTCGGCAGCTTCGGCATCAAGCGGCTCAGCAACCGCGGCACCGGCATGTTCCTCGACGGCCTCGGAGCGGCGAACAACGGTGCCGACGTCGGCCAATGGTCCGGCACAGTCCACCTCAACGCCAACTGGGGCCTGATCCCGGTCGGCTCCAACTACTACGTAGTCAACCAAGGCACCGGCCTCAAGCTCGACGGCTACGGCCGCACCACCAATGGCGAAGCCGCCGCCCAGCACACGGCCTCCAGCCAGCACCCCAACGCCCAGTGGACCCTCCAGTCCGCTGGCAGCGGGTATTACTACCTCGTCAACGTCGGCACGGGCATGAAGCTCGACGGCTACGGCCGCACCACCAACGGCGAATCGGCAGCCCAATACTCCGGCAGCACCACCCACGTCAACGCCCAGTGGCAACTCGTCAACTGA
- a CDS encoding GxxExxY protein, producing the protein MLGLRTFAQHGEEGRLSHNGGFSFLHAPFARQIRQKITEFLVADKVVVELKIASYYNAKDEAQLLNELKATGIKVGLLINFGQEKVEFKRLATSRQPSAFHLRPSASICG; encoded by the coding sequence TTGCTAGGGCTTCGAACTTTCGCTCAACACGGGGAAGAGGGGAGACTGTCACATAATGGGGGCTTCTCATTTCTACATGCGCCGTTTGCCCGCCAGATCCGACAAAAAATAACTGAATTTCTCGTCGCAGACAAAGTCGTGGTCGAGTTGAAGATCGCCTCCTACTACAACGCCAAAGACGAGGCGCAGCTCCTCAATGAATTGAAGGCGACGGGAATCAAGGTGGGCCTTCTCATCAACTTCGGCCAGGAAAAGGTCGAATTCAAAAGGCTGGCCACGTCCCGCCAACCATCTGCGTTTCATCTGCGTCCATCTGCGTCCATCTGCGGCTAA